A genomic segment from Luteibacter aegosomatis encodes:
- a CDS encoding argininosuccinate lyase, translating into MTQPLWQKSDTQVDARIMRFLAGNDVVLDREFFLHDITASKAHVEGLANIGVVSADERDALLRELDALAEDFRAGAFVLDDRFEDGHSAIEARLTERLGDAGRRVHTGRSRNDQILVATRLWLKEKLATLETLCRRIAEVCLDRAAGEALPMPGYTHIQRAVVSSTGMWFAAFAEAFIDNTLRARQASALIDANPLGTAAGYGVNVALDRAHTTAALGFGRMQVSPIYAQLSRGKFEMAALDAVGTALLDTRRLAWDLSLFTTAEFDFVKLPAEYTTGSSIMPNKRNPDVVELLRASYASVAAARTEIEQLLSLPSGYQRDLQFSKGSLFHGFSMGLGALELLPDMLARFEWKAEKMRAAIEPAMYATDVAIEQAVAGVPFRDAYRAAAETAASAGEGRSPESSLAARKSPGAGHDLMLDVLRKRLHTVAS; encoded by the coding sequence GAAGGGCTCGCCAACATCGGGGTGGTATCGGCCGACGAACGCGATGCGTTGTTGCGCGAACTCGATGCGCTGGCCGAGGATTTTCGTGCGGGCGCCTTCGTGCTCGACGATCGCTTCGAAGACGGTCATTCGGCGATCGAAGCGCGCCTCACCGAGCGCCTCGGCGATGCGGGCCGTCGCGTGCATACGGGGCGCAGCCGCAACGACCAGATTCTCGTCGCCACGCGACTGTGGCTGAAGGAAAAGCTCGCCACGCTGGAAACCCTCTGCCGTCGCATCGCCGAGGTCTGCCTCGACCGCGCGGCGGGCGAGGCGCTGCCGATGCCCGGTTACACGCACATCCAGCGCGCGGTGGTGTCGTCCACCGGCATGTGGTTCGCCGCCTTCGCCGAAGCCTTCATCGACAACACGCTGCGCGCGCGCCAGGCGTCCGCCCTGATCGACGCCAATCCGCTCGGCACCGCAGCCGGCTACGGCGTGAACGTGGCGCTCGATCGCGCCCATACCACGGCCGCGCTCGGGTTCGGCCGCATGCAGGTATCGCCGATCTACGCGCAGCTCTCGCGCGGCAAGTTCGAAATGGCCGCGCTGGATGCCGTCGGCACGGCCCTGCTCGACACGCGCCGCCTGGCCTGGGACCTCTCGCTGTTCACCACGGCCGAGTTCGATTTCGTGAAGCTGCCGGCGGAATACACCACCGGTTCGTCGATCATGCCGAACAAGCGCAATCCCGACGTGGTGGAACTGCTGCGAGCGAGCTACGCCAGCGTGGCGGCGGCGCGCACCGAGATCGAGCAGTTGCTTTCGCTGCCGTCCGGCTACCAGCGCGACCTCCAGTTCTCCAAGGGCTCGCTGTTCCATGGCTTCTCCATGGGCCTGGGTGCGCTGGAACTGCTGCCCGACATGCTCGCCCGTTTCGAGTGGAAGGCCGAGAAGATGCGTGCCGCCATCGAACCGGCGATGTACGCCACCGACGTGGCCATCGAGCAGGCCGTCGCGGGCGTGCCGTTCCGCGACGCGTATCGCGCCGCGGCGGAAACGGCCGCTTCGGCGGGCGAGGGGCGTTCGCCGGAATCCAGCCTCGCGGCGCGCAAGTCGCCGGGTGCCGGGCATGACCTGATGCTTGACGTGTTGCGCAAGCGGCTACACACCGTAGCCAGCTGA